A genomic window from Nomascus leucogenys isolate Asia chromosome 10, Asia_NLE_v1, whole genome shotgun sequence includes:
- the NTF4 gene encoding neurotrophin-4, with amino-acid sequence MLPLPSCSLPILLLFLLPSVPTKSQPPPSTLPPFLAPEWDLLSPRVVLSRGAPAGPPLLFLLEAGAFRESAGAPANRSRRGVSETAPASRRGELAVCDAVSGWVTDRRTAVDLRGREVEVLGEVPAAGGSPLRQYFFETRCKADNAEEGGPGAGGGGCRGVDRRHWVSECKAKQSYVRALTADAQGRVGWRWIRIDTACVCTLLSRTGRA; translated from the coding sequence ATGCTCCCTCTCCCCTCATgctccctccccatcctcctccttttcctcctccccagtGTGCCAACTAAGTCCCAACCCCCACCCTCAACGTTGCCCCCTTTTCTGGCCCCTGAGTGGGACCTTCTGTCCCCCCGAGTAGTCCTGTCTAGGGGTGCCCCTGCTGGGCCCCCTCTGCTCTTCCTGCTGGAGGCCGGGGCCTTTCGGGAGTCAGCAGGTGCCCCGGCCAACCGCAGCCGGCGTGGGGTGAGCGAAACCGCACCAGCGAGTCGTCGGGGTGAGCTGGCTGTGTGCGATGCAGTCAGTGGCTGGGTGACAGACCGCCGGACCGCTGTGGACTTGCGTGGGCGCGAGGTGGAGGTGTTGGGCGAGGTGCCTGCAGCTGGCGGCAGTCCCCTCCGCCAGTACTTCTTTGAAACCCGCTGCAAGGCTGATAACGCTGAGGAAGGTGGCCCGGGGGCAGGTGGAGGGGGCTGCCGGGGAGTGGACAGGAGGCACTGGGTATCTGAGTGCAAGGCCAAGCAGTCCTATGTGCGGGCATTGACCGCTGATGCCCAGGGCCGTGTGGGCTGGCGATGGATTCGAATTGACACTGCCTGCGTCTGCACACTCCTCAGCCGGACTGGCCGGGCCTGA